AAGCTATCAGCATAATCAGCGCGCAGAGTACCCGCCAGGGCGTTAGCCGGGTTGGTCGCACCCAGCAGATCGCGGTGACGCTGTACTGCATTTTCGCTTTCCAGTACGGAAACAACGATTGGGCCGGAAGTCATGAACTCAACCAGACCGTCGAAGAAAGGTTTACCGTCATGCTCTGCATAGAAACCGCGAGCCTGTTCAACGGTCAGATGCAGCATTTTGGTGCCTACGATTTTGAACCCTGCAGATTCAAAGCGAGCAAAG
This sequence is a window from Enterobacter sp. 638. Protein-coding genes within it:
- the ndk gene encoding nucleoside-diphosphate kinase codes for the protein MTIERTFSIIKPNAVAKNVIGSIFARFESAGFKIVGTKMLHLTVEQARGFYAEHDGKPFFDGLVEFMTSGPIVVSVLESENAVQRHRDLLGATNPANALAGTLRADYADSFTENGTHGSDSVESAAREIAYFFAEGEVCPRTR